A genomic window from Verrucomicrobiota bacterium includes:
- a CDS encoding F0F1 ATP synthase subunit epsilon, which produces MNLRVLLPFEIFAEKTGVSRVVAETREGFFGLLPHRLDCVAALTPGILTYESEAEGEVYVAVDEGVLVKAGPDVLVSVRRAFSGNDLAELRDSVEREFLTLDEHEQSVRSVMAKLEAGFLRRFASFQHE; this is translated from the coding sequence ATGAACCTTAGGGTTCTCCTGCCCTTCGAGATCTTCGCCGAGAAGACCGGCGTGTCGCGCGTGGTCGCGGAGACGCGCGAGGGCTTCTTTGGACTGCTGCCACACCGACTCGACTGCGTGGCGGCGCTCACGCCGGGGATCCTGACCTACGAAAGTGAAGCAGAGGGCGAGGTCTACGTGGCCGTGGATGAGGGCGTGCTCGTCAAGGCCGGCCCGGACGTGCTCGTCTCCGTTCGACGGGCTTTTAGCGGAAACGACCTCGCCGAATTGCGTGATTCGGTGGAGCGCGAGTTTCTGACCCTGGACGAGCACGAGCAAAGCGTCCGTTCGGTCATGGCGAAGCTGGAAGCGGGATTCCTACGCCGCTTCGCGAGCTTTCAACATGAATGA
- a CDS encoding AtpZ/AtpI family protein, whose translation MNDDSARKASPERPTLAQQIGAKAARKLKARGNSTRGVWFGLGMMGLVGWSVVVPTLLGAGLGLWLDAHHPGKHAWTLALLVVGLAIGCLNAWHWVAKEDRAMRDEQDADDE comes from the coding sequence ATGAATGACGACTCGGCCAGGAAAGCCTCGCCAGAGAGGCCGACGCTCGCCCAGCAGATCGGCGCGAAGGCGGCGCGCAAGCTCAAGGCACGGGGCAACTCCACGCGGGGCGTGTGGTTCGGCCTGGGCATGATGGGGCTCGTCGGCTGGTCGGTCGTCGTTCCGACGCTGCTTGGCGCAGGACTGGGCCTCTGGCTGGACGCGCACCACCCGGGCAAGCATGCCTGGACCCTGGCGCTGTTGGTGGTCGGGCTCGCGATCGGCTGCCTGAACGCGTGGCACTGGGTGGCCAAGGAAGACAGGGCGATGCGCGACGAACAGGACGCCGACGATGAATGA
- a CDS encoding ATP synthase subunit I, whose protein sequence is MNEPLALVLAGMAGFVLGGLFFGGLWWTVRKGVSSRQPALWFLSSLLLRVSTALGGFWFVSGGRWERLVACVLGFIVARVVVTRLSSAAVEHPPRHREARDAP, encoded by the coding sequence ATGAATGAGCCCTTGGCGCTGGTTCTCGCGGGGATGGCGGGCTTCGTGCTCGGTGGGCTCTTCTTCGGCGGCCTTTGGTGGACGGTTCGGAAGGGCGTGTCGTCCAGGCAGCCGGCCCTCTGGTTCCTCAGCAGCCTGCTGCTGCGTGTCAGCACGGCGCTCGGCGGGTTCTGGTTCGTCTCCGGGGGTCGCTGGGAGCGGCTGGTCGCATGTGTGCTCGGGTTCATCGTCGCGCGGGTGGTCGTGACGCGGCTGAGCAGCGCGGCGGTGGAACACCCCCCCCGGCATAGAGAGGCTCGCGATGCGCCTTAG
- a CDS encoding F0F1 ATP synthase subunit A has product MRLSPDEMIFWQHGFLKLNGTIVFTWGLMLVLAVGSRLVTRGLSTDLVRSRWQNLLEIVVTGIEKQIEDVGLQHPERYLGFLGTLFLFVGLASLCTIIPGYEPPTGSLSTTVALALCVFVAVPLFGIEERGLGGYLRSYMKPTFIMLPFNIISEVSRTLALAVRLFGNMMSGAMIIAILLTITPFIFPIVMTALGLLTGMVQAYIFTILAAVYIAAATRTRKAKAAPATAT; this is encoded by the coding sequence ATGCGCCTTAGTCCCGACGAGATGATCTTCTGGCAGCACGGGTTTCTCAAGCTGAACGGCACGATCGTGTTCACCTGGGGGCTGATGCTCGTGCTGGCCGTCGGTTCGAGACTCGTCACGCGCGGACTCTCCACGGACCTGGTACGCTCGCGGTGGCAGAACCTTCTGGAAATCGTCGTCACCGGGATCGAGAAGCAGATCGAAGACGTCGGACTCCAGCACCCGGAACGGTATCTCGGCTTTCTGGGCACGCTCTTCCTGTTCGTCGGGCTGGCCAGCCTCTGCACGATCATTCCCGGCTACGAGCCGCCGACGGGCTCGCTCTCGACCACCGTGGCACTCGCGCTCTGCGTGTTCGTGGCCGTGCCGCTCTTCGGTATCGAGGAGCGGGGACTGGGCGGCTATCTGCGGTCGTACATGAAGCCCACCTTCATCATGCTGCCGTTCAACATCATCAGTGAAGTGTCGCGCACGCTGGCCCTGGCCGTCCGCCTGTTCGGCAACATGATGAGTGGGGCGATGATCATCGCCATTCTGCTGACCATCACGCCCTTCATCTTCCCGATCGTGATGACGGCGCTCGGTCTGCTCACCGGCATGGTGCAGGCCTACATTTTCACCATCCTGGCCGCTGTCTACATCGCGGCCGCCACGCGCACTCGCAAGGCGAAGGCCGCACCGGCGACCGCGACCTGA
- a CDS encoding F0F1 ATP synthase subunit C, protein MDSITTIAVASIAIAGLTTGFGTMGPALAEGRAVATALTSLAQQPDASATITRTLFVGLAMIESTAIYCFVVSMILVFANPFWNHVVAQVAGK, encoded by the coding sequence ATGGATAGCATAACGACCATTGCGGTGGCTTCCATTGCCATCGCCGGCCTCACCACCGGCTTCGGTACGATGGGGCCAGCGCTGGCGGAGGGGAGGGCGGTCGCAACAGCACTCACTTCGCTGGCGCAGCAGCCAGACGCCTCCGCGACCATCACCCGGACGTTGTTCGTCGGCCTGGCGATGATCGAGTCCACGGCCATCTACTGCTTCGTGGTCTCGATGATCCTGGTTTTCGCGAACCCGTTCTGGAATCACGTCGTCGCGCAGGTGGCCGGGAAGTAG